TTGTGGGGCGTGTTTGTGCTGATCCCGTGGGAACGGACTTACATCCAGCCGGCGCTGGCGTCGACGTTGGGGTTCCTCCCATTTTTCCAAGGGCCGAAATACGGCATCGGGCTGCTGACGGCCTCCATGGTGCTGGCGGTCATGATTGTGCCGTACATCACCTCGGTGGCGCACGAGGTGCTGCGGGCGGTGCCCAACGCGCAGCGGGAAGCGGCATTGGCATTGGGAGCGACCAAGTGGGAGATGCTCCGACTGGCCGTGCTGCCCTACGGACGCACGGGCATCATCGGCGCCATCATGCTGGGGCTGGGGCGCGCTATCGGGGAGACGATGGCAGTCACCATGGTGATCGGGAACCGGGGCGACATTGCCCTGTCCCTGTTCGCGCCGGCCAACACCATGGCCAGCGTCATCGCCAATGAGTTCAGTGAGGCCACGTACGATCTCTACGTGCAGGCGCTGGTGGAAATCGCCCTGGTGCTGCTGATCGTCACCGTCATCATCAACGCGCTGGCGCGCCTGTTGGTCTGGAGCGTGGCGAACCCGGCCGCCGGGGCCCGGGGGGCGTGAGCATGGGCTACACGCAACGCCGGGTGGTGAGTGCCGCCGCGCAGGTGGGAGCGGCGTTGTGCGCCGTCGCGGTGTTGCTCCCCTTGGTCCTGATCTCCGGCGATCTGTTGGCGAAGGGCGTCTCGGCGCTCAACCTGGACTTCTTTACGCAGCTCCCGAAGCCGGTCGGGGAGGTCGGCGGGGGGATGGCGAACGCAATCGTCGGCACGCTGGTGCTGATCGGTTTGGCCTGCGCCGTGGGGCTGCCCGTCGGGGTATTGGCCGGGGTGTATCTCTCGGAATACGGTCACGGCCGGTTGGGCTGGCTCGTCCGCTTTGCGGCGGATGTGTTGATGGGGGTGCCGTCGATCGTCATTGGGATCTACGTCTACACGCTGATCGTGCTGCCGCTGCACAGCTTCTCGGCGTATGCGGGCGGGTGCGCGCTGGGGATCATCATGCTGCCCATCGTGACGCGGACCACCGAGGAGATGCTGCGGTTGGTCCCGGGTTCGTTGCGCGAGGCGGCGCTGGCCCTCGGTGTGCCGACGTGGCGCACCATCATCTGGGTGGTGCTGCGCACGGCGCGGGGCGGGATCATCACGGGCATTATGCTGGCGGTGGCGCGCGTGGCGGGGGAGACCGCGCCGCTGCTGTTTACGGCGTTCGGCAACCAGTTTTGGCATCACGGCCTGAGCGGGCCGATCTCGTCGCTGCCTGTGCAACTCTACGCTTATGCCATCTCCCCGTTCGACGACTGGCATCGGCAGGCGTGGGCCGGGGCGTTGGTGTTGATGGGGCTCATCTTTCTGACGAGCTTGTCGGTCCGCCTGCTGACGCGTGGTGGATTCCGCTCCACGCTCTGAGACGCGCATGGCAAACAAGCTCGAAGTGCGCAACTTGAATGCCTGGTTCGGTCACAACCAGGCTCTCAAGGCCATTGATCTGGCCATATCGGGGGGCGGCGTAACGGCGATCATTGGGCCGTCCGGCTGTGGCAAATCCACCCTGGTGCGCTGCCTCAACCGCATGCATGAGGTGGTGCCGGGGGCGCGGGTCAGCGGACAGGTGCTGCTCGAAGGGGAAGATATCTACGCGCCCGGGGTGGACGCGGTGCAGGTGCGGGCCCGGGTCGGGATGGTGTTTCAGCGCCCCAATCCGTTTCCGACGATGTCGATCTTCGACAACGTGGCCGCCGGCTTTCGGCTGAACGGGGGGCGACGCTCGCGGGGCGAGGTGGCGGCGATGGTGGAGCGCAGCCTGCGGCAGGCGGCCCTGTGGGAGGAGGTCAAGGACTGCCTGCACGCCTCCGGCGTCAGCATCTCCGGCGGGCAGCAGCAACGCTTGTGTATCGCCCGCGCCTTGGCGGTGCGGCCCGAGATCATCCTCATGGATGAGCCGTGCTCGGCACTCGATCCGATCGCGACGGCCAAGATCGAGGAGCTGATTCGCGAGCTCAAAGAGACGTACACCATCGTGATCGTGACCCACAACATGCAGCAGGCGGCGCGGGTGTCCGACTCTACCGCTTTCCTCTATCTCGGGACCCTTGTAGAATTCGGTTCGACCGACAGGATCTTCACCGCACCGGAGAAGAAAGAGACCGAGGACTATATAACTGGCCGCTTCGGTTAGGAGGTTGTGTGGAAGCCCGTTTGCATACCGATCGACACTACGAGGCCGAGCTCAAGCAGCTGCACGTCAGGATCCTGGAAATGGGAGGCTGCGTCGAGAAGCAGATTGCCGGCGCCGTCGCCGCGCTGGTCAGCCGTGATGACGGGCAAGCACGGCGGATCATCGAGGGCGATCATCATGTCAACCGCATGGATGTCGAGATCGACGAACTCTGCCTGCGTCTGCTCGCCTTGCATCAACCAGCCGCCAGAGACCTGCGGCTGATCACCACCGGCCTGAAAATCACGACCGATCTCGAGCGCATTGGCGACATGGCGGTCAACCTGTGCGAGCGTGTGTTGGAGCTGAATCGGGAGCCGCAGCTGAAGCCCTTCATTGACATCCCACGCATGGCGGAGGTGGCGCAGCGCATGCTGCGAGAGAGCCTCGACAGTTTCGTGCGAGAGGACATCGAACTGGCGCTGGGCGTGTGCCGCGAAGACGACATCATCGACGGTCTGACGTCGCAGCTGTTCCACGAGCTGCTGGCATACATGGCCGAGGACCCGCGCACGATTAGCCGCGCCATTCCGCTGCTGTTCGTTGCCAAGTACCTGGAACGCATCGGCGACCATGCCACCAACATCGCCGAGATGGTCGTCTTCATGGTGAAGGGGAAGAGCATCCGACACATGGACCAGGTTCCGCCGTCCGTATGACACCTCCGATCCCGCAGGCGATGACCGCGGCTCGGCCTGGCGCCGGCGAGAAGCCGTTGATCCTCGTTGTCGAAGACGAAAAGGATATCGCTGAGCTGGTGCGCTTCAATCTGGAGCAGGAAGGCTTTGCGGTGGCCACCGCCGCCGACGGCGAACAAGGACTCGATGCAGTGCGTCAGCGGCGGCCGGCATTGGTGATCCTCGATCTGATGCTGCCTTTGATGTCGGGGCTCGAAGTCTGTCGCCGGTTGCGTGGCGATGCGGCCAGCGCGCGATTGCCGATAGTGATGCTGACCGCCAAAGCCGCGGAGGTGGATCGCATTCTCGGTTTCGAGATGGGTGCGGACGATTACGTGACCAAACCGTTCAGTCCGCGGGAGCTGGTGGCCCGAGTGCGCGCTGTTTTGCGACGGGCGTATGGCGAGGAGATCGAACGGCCGCAGGATGTGTACGAAAAGGGACGTTTGCGGATGGACTTCGACACCTACGAAGTCGCGCTCGACGGTAAGCCGCTCGATCTATCCCTGCGTGAGTTCGAGCTGCTGCGCTTCTTCGTTCGCTCGCCCAACCGTGTCTTCGATCGCCTGCAAATCCTTGATCTGGTGTGGGGACAGGACACGTATGTCGAGCCACGCACGGTGGACGTGCACGTGCGCCGCTTGCGGGCGCGTATCGAGCGGGATGACGCCCACCCCGAACTGATTGTGACCGTGCGAGGGGTAGGGTACAAGTTCAACGAACGCGCGCTGGAACCCTAGCGGGCTGTGCCCAGCGTCCCTTCGGCGGGGCCGCTCCCGGTTGGGTTGCCCCTCGACGATACTCGGGACAGGCTTGGGGCGGCGAGGAACGAAACTGGACTCAGATGCGTCGACTTCCGTACCCCAAGCCCGCTGGCCTTCTGACGCGCCTGCTCGCGCCGTATCTGTTCACGCTGCTGGCGGTTGCGATCAGCTTGTACGCCTACAGCGATCGCGTTGTCGAACACCTGTATGTCAACACGCTAGCGGATACGGTGCTGCGCCAAGCCCGGCTCGTCGGGGAGCTGCTCCCGTGGGACCTGCAGGGCGAGGCAATGGACCGGCGCTGTGCGGCCGTGGCTGCGACGGTCGGTGCGCGGGTGACGGTGATTGCGTCCGACGGCACCGTGCTCGGCGACTCGGAAGCCGCATCGGCAACACTCGAAAACCATCTGGACCGCCCTGAGGTTCAGGCCGCACTCAGCCTGGGTGAAGGGCGCAGCGTGCGCGTCAGTGCCAGTGTGAACCGCCGCCTCTTCTATCGTGCCTGGCGGCAGACACGCCGTGACGAAGGTCAGAGCCGGCAGCGGGTCGTTCGCCTGTCCGTGTCGATGAGTACCATCGAGGAGGTTCGGGCTCGAATTCGCGCGGCCATTTGGGGCGGACTCGGTGTGGCGGCGCTGGCGGCCCTGTGGCCGGCGCTGGTGCTTTCCCGCCGCCTGTCGCGCCGTGTGTCCCGTCTGACGGAATTCTCCAACGCGGTTGCGGCCGGGGCGCCCCCGCCGCCGCTGCTCCCCGAAGGCGAGGACATCGTCGGTCGGCTGGAGACGAATCTGGTCGCCATGGCCGACGGCCTCAGTGCCCGGCTTTACACCGCGCGCGAAGAGCAGGGTAAGCTCGAAGCCGTCCTCAGCGGCATGGTCGAAGGCGTGCTCGTGATCGACCGCGCCGGAACCATTCGGCTCGCCAATCAGCGTGCTGAACGGCTGTTCGGGGGGTGGCCGACGGGAGGCTTGGTCGGCCACCCGCTGATCAATGTATCGCGCGATCCTGATCTGCAGGAGCTGGTGCGCGAGGTGACACGCGGCGAACGCGGGCGCCGCCTGGTGCGGGAGATCGGTGGCCGAGGTGAAAGCTTGCAGGCAACGGCAACCCCGATGGCTGAATTAGAGGGCGAGCCGCGGCTCTTCATCTTGGTCTTTCACGACGTCACCGAACTGAAAAAGCTGGAATCGGCGCGGCGCGATTTCGTGGCCAATGTCTCGCACGAGTTGCGCACGCCGTTGACCGCTATCCGCGGATACGCGGAGACACTGCGGGAAGGGGCGTTGGACGATCCGGAGCAGGGACGCAAGTTCCTCAGTATCATCGAGCGGCACGCCGAGCGCTTGACGCGCTTGACCGAAGACTTGCTGACGTTGTCCGATCTTGAACTGGGGCGCGCGGCACTACGGAGTGTGCCGACGGTGCTGGCACAGGCGGTTGATGCCGCGGTCGATGTGGTTCGGGAAAAGGGAGAGCAAGGGCGCGTCGAGATCCGTTCCGACCTGGCACCGGATCTTCCTCCGATCTGCGGCGACCCCGACCGGATCGAGCAGGTGCTGGTGAATCTCATCGACAACGCCGTGAAGTTCACGCCCGCCGGTGGCCAGGTGACGATCAGGGCGCACGTTGCTGAGGTGTCCCAGACAGGTGGCGCCGAGCGGGCGAGCGGCGACACGCAAGGCCGATGGATCGCCATCTGTGTCGCCGACACCGGCGTCGGCGTGCCGAGGCATCATCTCCACCGTTTGACCGAACGCTTCTACCGCGTCGACCAGGCGCGCTCCCGCGAACTCGGCGGTACGGGCTTGGGACTGGCCATCGTCAAGCATATCGTCCAGGCCCACGGCGGTAGCCTGCGCATCGAGAGCGAAGTCGGCCGCGGTACGCAGGTCTACGTGTACTTGCCGGCGGCGGAGGCCAACTCGGATCGGTGATATCGCTCAAAACATCGCGCTGGCGATGATGCACATCCCTGATCCGGCCAGGTGGAGTACACCTTCTGACGGCTGGGGTTGGAGGCGAGAAGGAACGATTGACGGTCTCCGAGTGGCTTGGCAGGAGCCGTGTGGGGACCGGAGCTGAAAGATGAAATGTGGCAACCTAGGGTTTTTGCTGCCCTTGATCGCCATCGCGGCTACAGGCTAACGTTGCGGAGTGAAAGCGACCAGGCGCCCGCGGTGCAGCCTCTGTTTCGCATGAGACGTGGGGCGCGGTCGCGGCCGATGGAGGAGAACGAGTAGAGATGCCAGAACGCTCCCGGAGTACGGCGCAGTTGCTTGGGTATGCGGACGATGCCCGCCTGTTGATCATCAACGCCGACGATTTCGGCATGTGTCACGCGGAAAACGTGGCGACGATTGCCGGTTTGGAGCAGGGCGCCTTCTGCTCGTCGACGATCATGGTCCCGTGTCCGTGGTTTGAAGAAGCCGCGGCCTTCGCTCGTCGCATGCCGACCGCGGACCTCGGCGTGCACATCACCCACACCAGCGAATGGGAGACGTACAAATGGGGCCCCGTCATTGGTGCCAGCGCCGTACCGAGCCTGGTGGATGGCGGCGGCAATTTCTACCCTGAGGTCCGGTCGCTGTATGCCCACGCCCGGCTCGATCAGGTCGAGCGCGAAACCCGCGCGCAGATCCAGAAGGCCCTGGCCGCTGGCATCGACGTGACGCATCTCGATTCGCACATGGGCACCGTGCAGCTTGACGTCAACTATCACGACTTGTACCTGCGGCTGGCGGCAGAGTTTCGCCTGCCGATTCGCATCGCGGGGCGCCTGTGGATGCGCGATATGGGGATGGGACGGATCATCGATCAGGCCGATCGCCTCGGCGTGCTCTCGCCTGACCATTTCTGGTACGGCGGACCGCAGAGCCCGGAGGGTACCGCCGCGTACTGGACGAACGTGCTGCGTAACCTTCAGCCCGGGGTGAGCGAACTGTATGTGCATGCGGCTGTCGATGAGCCCGAGATGCGGGCGATCAGCGACTCCTACGCGCAGCGCGTGGCCGATTACGAGTTCTTCACCGCGCCACCGACGCGCGCGCTGATTCGCGACCTCGGCATCACCCTTATCGGTTACCGCGCCTTGCGTGATCTGCAACGCCGCCTGGAAACATGCTGAGCGCGCTCCTAGCGACCCTGGTCGTTCTCGCTTCCCTTGGGCTGCTGCTCTATCTCGTCGGCTTGCTCTTCAATGCGGCGAGCCTGCCGCTGGGTGGATGGCTGGAGCGGCGCCGGTTTGCCCGCTACGTGGCGCGCGCCCGCCGCTGCGATGTGCTCATACAACAGGGGCGTACCGATCTCGCACTGCGGCAACTGCGCGCGGCGTTTTATCTGTACGCGGTGAGCAGCCGGTCCGTGTCCATGTCTGTCGCGAATCACCATACGGGCTTGCTGAGCCGGCTCATTTCCATGACCTCCGATCTCCATGACGGTACGGTGCGCCTGCTGTCCCTGGCGAAGACGGACAGACTGCTCACCGAGCGGAGCGAGCTGCAGCGCCGCTACTTTGCGGTCCGGCAAGGCGCGCGTAAGGACAGGCTACGAGAGATCCAGACGCAGCTGAGTGCCAACAGCCGGGATCTGGAAGCGGCGTTGGAACAGCTGCTCACGGAAGCCCGCGCTGTACGCAAGCCGGCGCAGTATCACTGAAGGGAATGTCTGAGCCGGATGTTGGGGTACAGGGCCGCCGGCCCTCAAGCCCCCACGCCCCAGTCCCCGCTGTCCAATTGATTCCTTGGTGTGCGACAGGTAGGGATGGGCGGCGAGGACGTGAATTGGCGGAAGGAGATGTTTTGTGGCGGGATCCCCACATCGGCTTCACAAACACCCACGTATTGAGCCGCGTCCGATCGACCAGCACATTACGCTGACCGAGCTGGTGGATGGGACCTTTTTGGCTTACAACGCCGGCCGCTTGCGGGAAGCCTGCCACCTGTTTGCCCGCCGCATGCTGGCCGACGACGTCACCGTCGGCGTCAGCTTGACCGGTGCCATGACCCCAGCCGGCCTGGGCATGGCGGTCATCATCCCACTCATCGAGTCCGGCTTCATCGATTGGATGGTCAGCACCGGCGCGAATCTGTACCACGACACCCATTTCGGCATCGGTCTGGAGATGCACATGGGTACGCCCTTTGCCAACGACGTCGAGCTGCGCCAACAGGGCATCGTGCGCATCTATGACATCTTCTTTGATTATAAGGTCTTGCTCGAAACCGACTCCTTCTTTCGCCAGGTGATCGCCGCACCGGAATTCCAGAAACCGATGAGCACCGCCGAGTTCCACTACCGCGTCGGCGCGTACGTGCGCGAACGCGAGCGGGTGCTCGGCTTGCCGCGCCGCTCGGTCCTGGCGGCAGCGCACGACTACGGCGTGCCGATTTACACCTCCTCTCCAGGTGACAGCTCGATCGGCATGAACGTGGCCGCCATGGCGCTGCAGGACAACAAGCTCACGTTCGATGTCTCCCGCGATGTGAATGAGACCGCAGCCATCGTGCTGGCGGCGAAAGCGGCGGGTGGGAAGAGTGGGCTTTTGATGATCGGCGGCGGCTCTCCAAAGAACTTCGTGTTGCAAACCGAGCCGCAGATCCAAGAGGTCTTGGGCATCGCGGAGAAGGGGCACGATTATTACCTGCAGATCACCGACGCCCGCGCCGATACCGGCGGCCTCTCTGGTGCCACGCCCGGAGAGGCAGTGAGCTGGGGAAAGGTCGATCCGGCTGGCCTACCGGATACCGTGGTGTGTTACCTTGACGGCACCGTTGGCCTCCCCATATTGACGGCCTATGCCATGGCCAATCATCCGGTCCGCAAGCCCAAGCGGTTGTACGACCGGTTGGATGAAATGATGGCGGCGCTGGTGTGCCGATACCAGGAAGTCTCACGCGATGAGTGACCCACTGATGTACGGACGGGAGTTGGCGGTGGCGGTGGACGCGGCTCGCGCTGCGGGAAAGATCGTGCAGGCTTGGTACGAGGGCGATTACACGGTGCGCCAGAAGGCGCACGACAGCCCCGTTACCGAAGCGGACACGGAAGCGAACCACTGCATCCAGGCGATCATCAGCGAGAACTTTCCGGAAGATGGCTGGCTGTCCGAGGAAACGCGCGACTCCGCCGAGCGCCTGGGCCAGAGGCGCGTGTGGGTCGTCGATCCACTCGACGGCACCAAAGAGTTCATCAACCACATCCCCGAGTTCTGCGTCTGCATCGCGCTGGTCGACGACGGAGTGCCGGTGGTGGGTGTGAGCTACAATTCGGCGCGCGAGGAGATGTTTGCCGCCGCGCTTGCTCGCGGTGCCACGCTAAATGATGCCCCCGTGCGTGTGAGTCCGGTGGGTGACATCATGGCCGCTCGGTTCCTCGCTAGCCGTTCAGAATCGGCGCGCGGCGAATGGGACGAGTTTCAGTCGAGCTTGCGCGTGGAGCTGACCGGCAGCGTCGCGT
This is a stretch of genomic DNA from Candidatus Binatia bacterium. It encodes these proteins:
- the pstC gene encoding phosphate ABC transporter permease subunit PstC translates to MVSVGERARLTNTVHDVLAPRISRHVNLGDWMFHALTGGFALALLGVLGSIVVVLGYESSDSIRTFGWSFLVTSTWDPVFKQFGALPFIYGTVVSAFLALLQAVPLGIGTAVFLSELAPSWVRAPVSFLVEFLAAIPSVIYGLWGVFVLIPWERTYIQPALASTLGFLPFFQGPKYGIGLLTASMVLAVMIVPYITSVAHEVLRAVPNAQREAALALGATKWEMLRLAVLPYGRTGIIGAIMLGLGRAIGETMAVTMVIGNRGDIALSLFAPANTMASVIANEFSEATYDLYVQALVEIALVLLIVTVIINALARLLVWSVANPAAGARGA
- the pstA gene encoding phosphate ABC transporter permease PstA — encoded protein: MGYTQRRVVSAAAQVGAALCAVAVLLPLVLISGDLLAKGVSALNLDFFTQLPKPVGEVGGGMANAIVGTLVLIGLACAVGLPVGVLAGVYLSEYGHGRLGWLVRFAADVLMGVPSIVIGIYVYTLIVLPLHSFSAYAGGCALGIIMLPIVTRTTEEMLRLVPGSLREAALALGVPTWRTIIWVVLRTARGGIITGIMLAVARVAGETAPLLFTAFGNQFWHHGLSGPISSLPVQLYAYAISPFDDWHRQAWAGALVLMGLIFLTSLSVRLLTRGGFRSTL
- the pstB gene encoding phosphate ABC transporter ATP-binding protein PstB; protein product: MANKLEVRNLNAWFGHNQALKAIDLAISGGGVTAIIGPSGCGKSTLVRCLNRMHEVVPGARVSGQVLLEGEDIYAPGVDAVQVRARVGMVFQRPNPFPTMSIFDNVAAGFRLNGGRRSRGEVAAMVERSLRQAALWEEVKDCLHASGVSISGGQQQRLCIARALAVRPEIILMDEPCSALDPIATAKIEELIRELKETYTIVIVTHNMQQAARVSDSTAFLYLGTLVEFGSTDRIFTAPEKKETEDYITGRFG
- the phoU gene encoding phosphate signaling complex protein PhoU, with the protein product MEARLHTDRHYEAELKQLHVRILEMGGCVEKQIAGAVAALVSRDDGQARRIIEGDHHVNRMDVEIDELCLRLLALHQPAARDLRLITTGLKITTDLERIGDMAVNLCERVLELNREPQLKPFIDIPRMAEVAQRMLRESLDSFVREDIELALGVCREDDIIDGLTSQLFHELLAYMAEDPRTISRAIPLLFVAKYLERIGDHATNIAEMVVFMVKGKSIRHMDQVPPSV
- a CDS encoding response regulator transcription factor — protein: MTPPIPQAMTAARPGAGEKPLILVVEDEKDIAELVRFNLEQEGFAVATAADGEQGLDAVRQRRPALVILDLMLPLMSGLEVCRRLRGDAASARLPIVMLTAKAAEVDRILGFEMGADDYVTKPFSPRELVARVRAVLRRAYGEEIERPQDVYEKGRLRMDFDTYEVALDGKPLDLSLREFELLRFFVRSPNRVFDRLQILDLVWGQDTYVEPRTVDVHVRRLRARIERDDAHPELIVTVRGVGYKFNERALEP
- a CDS encoding ATP-binding protein → MRRLPYPKPAGLLTRLLAPYLFTLLAVAISLYAYSDRVVEHLYVNTLADTVLRQARLVGELLPWDLQGEAMDRRCAAVAATVGARVTVIASDGTVLGDSEAASATLENHLDRPEVQAALSLGEGRSVRVSASVNRRLFYRAWRQTRRDEGQSRQRVVRLSVSMSTIEEVRARIRAAIWGGLGVAALAALWPALVLSRRLSRRVSRLTEFSNAVAAGAPPPPLLPEGEDIVGRLETNLVAMADGLSARLYTAREEQGKLEAVLSGMVEGVLVIDRAGTIRLANQRAERLFGGWPTGGLVGHPLINVSRDPDLQELVREVTRGERGRRLVREIGGRGESLQATATPMAELEGEPRLFILVFHDVTELKKLESARRDFVANVSHELRTPLTAIRGYAETLREGALDDPEQGRKFLSIIERHAERLTRLTEDLLTLSDLELGRAALRSVPTVLAQAVDAAVDVVREKGEQGRVEIRSDLAPDLPPICGDPDRIEQVLVNLIDNAVKFTPAGGQVTIRAHVAEVSQTGGAERASGDTQGRWIAICVADTGVGVPRHHLHRLTERFYRVDQARSRELGGTGLGLAIVKHIVQAHGGSLRIESEVGRGTQVYVYLPAAEANSDR
- a CDS encoding polysaccharide deacetylase family protein produces the protein MPERSRSTAQLLGYADDARLLIINADDFGMCHAENVATIAGLEQGAFCSSTIMVPCPWFEEAAAFARRMPTADLGVHITHTSEWETYKWGPVIGASAVPSLVDGGGNFYPEVRSLYAHARLDQVERETRAQIQKALAAGIDVTHLDSHMGTVQLDVNYHDLYLRLAAEFRLPIRIAGRLWMRDMGMGRIIDQADRLGVLSPDHFWYGGPQSPEGTAAYWTNVLRNLQPGVSELYVHAAVDEPEMRAISDSYAQRVADYEFFTAPPTRALIRDLGITLIGYRALRDLQRRLETC
- the speY gene encoding deoxyhypusine synthase, encoding MAGSPHRLHKHPRIEPRPIDQHITLTELVDGTFLAYNAGRLREACHLFARRMLADDVTVGVSLTGAMTPAGLGMAVIIPLIESGFIDWMVSTGANLYHDTHFGIGLEMHMGTPFANDVELRQQGIVRIYDIFFDYKVLLETDSFFRQVIAAPEFQKPMSTAEFHYRVGAYVRERERVLGLPRRSVLAAAHDYGVPIYTSSPGDSSIGMNVAAMALQDNKLTFDVSRDVNETAAIVLAAKAAGGKSGLLMIGGGSPKNFVLQTEPQIQEVLGIAEKGHDYYLQITDARADTGGLSGATPGEAVSWGKVDPAGLPDTVVCYLDGTVGLPILTAYAMANHPVRKPKRLYDRLDEMMAALVCRYQEVSRDE
- a CDS encoding 3'(2'),5'-bisphosphate nucleotidase CysQ; its protein translation is MSDPLMYGRELAVAVDAARAAGKIVQAWYEGDYTVRQKAHDSPVTEADTEANHCIQAIISENFPEDGWLSEETRDSAERLGQRRVWVVDPLDGTKEFINHIPEFCVCIALVDDGVPVVGVSYNSAREEMFAAALARGATLNDAPVRVSPVGDIMAARFLASRSESARGEWDEFQSSLRVELTGSVAYKLALIAAGQADATFSLTPKNEWDICAGTALITEAGGRITDRYGKPLRFNQRRETLLPGLIASNATLYAPIVELLRQRGHMQS